The Drosophila gunungcola strain Sukarami unplaced genomic scaffold, Dgunungcola_SK_2 000090F, whole genome shotgun sequence nucleotide sequence ATAACAGCAGTGCCTAAAACATTCCATTAAGGCATAGGAAaccttttgcttttatttatcttaatgTTCAGTTACCAATAGAAGAATTGGgccttaaaaacttttgatacTGTTTAAGTATTacaagaaaaaattgtttttatcaatatCAATAGGGATTTTTATGTGTGGCCCCATTTCCAAATTCCAAAATTTACttcaaaactaattttgatAACTAtatccataaaataaaaaaaaagcaatattTTCATGACCGCGGCTGTATATCTTGGGGAATACCAGAGTAACCTCGGGGGCTCTAACTCTAACTCTTCCACctgatatacatatatgtatatacccCTTTTCAGGTGTCATTAGAGCAACCTACCCACCAATGCTATAATGCCAACATAAAGAGGCGAAGGAAATTAAGGCAATGCCAAAGGCCAGAAACACGAAAGGGGAGAGGAGAGAGGAAGGGCAGAAAAGGGGAGAAGGCATAAAAGGCACGTTTTTGTGGGAAACTGGTAATAGCGGTAAACTCGTAGACTTTCGTGCACTCCAGGCATTATAACTAAACTCTTCGAGTTGCACATGCCACACATCACGCTTGGATAGCCACCCACAGAAAAGGCGCAAAAATACGGTGAACGCTCGATAAAACGATTAAGGATGGCCCAACATCGATAGTctggaaatggaaaacttGATGCCGCTAATCCACATTTgatactaaaaataaaaatggaaatctcAGTTATAAAAATagagaaatttttaaatattttggattttcaaGAATTGATAGCTTTAAGAATATGGGTTTCAATTCAATCAAAAGCTTATATCTTAGACCAtcctttaaattaattttttttttattattttctatacAACTTTAAGTTGTATAGATGTCCTATAATTTTGGTCATGAggtcaaattaattaaaaaatctttttttttttttaaatacagtcTGGGTTGCCCCTTAACAAATTCTCTTTTCaagcataaattttatttcaaacattCAAGCCATCATTGTTACCAGAGTCTTCACTgtaatagtaaaaataaaagcaaccCGTGGCCGAAGACCATGAAAAGCCACGAAAAACTAAACTCCAAAAAGGAGAAGACGCTGAAAACTGACGTCATTGCCGCCAATCCACcaccaaaataataaaaagggGGTATAAACGGAAAGGCAAGATgaaaaaacaaaggaaaaatcaaatcgaaatcgaaatcgaatgGGAAAATAAGCGAAACCATGATATGAGTAATAAACAAATCGGACGCCCAACGGAGCCGggagatttaaaaaaatatatatatgtatacatatgcACAAACACATATAGCAGAGAAATTGCTGATGGTGAAAAACTTCATAAATTCTATCGATCGGCGATTTCTTCGGTCTGGTCAAAATCACTTGGGACCAAATAAATATCGGCCAAAACGATTCGATTCTTCATACTAAATTATTGGCCCCGGGGAAAAGCTCACTCGAAGTGTATCAATCGGAAAAGGTAGTTTATATATTATGGGGTAAAAGTGCAAACATTGTTGCCGATGAAAGTACTATAGTCTGTGGGGCCCGTTGGCGCGAAAAAGGTGAaaggaaattttattttctacatTAAACTATTTAGTCTTTGATGTACTAAAGATTAATGCCAAGTTTACGTTTTAATGTTGTTTGAAAATGTACAGATACATGAttaatgattaaataaaaatttcaaaagaaacaagaaaacgcactatattttttaaaacgtttaaagtaaatttgtttatgaaattagaagaaattcataaataaaatattcgatgcactaaaatataaacacggttcgaaaattttaaatttattgcaaaatCTAGAAAGCATTTAAGAAATTGAAAGCTCAAAACACATCAAAAAACTTGCTGAGAACGTTTGAAATGCTATGTTTGAAGTACAAAAATCTGGCACTGATTAATGAGCTCATgggaaaatgaaattaaaacacattgtctattttatgtttctgtcttgttttaataattttaatttaatttattaattatttcaataaaagtaATGTTTTTCTTCCATATATATGTACTATTGTTCGATGCTTACAAAAgcttattttatacaaatatatatttgtttagactaataataattttaaatttttattaaatacagtATAGTTTTTTGAAGCATTATCCAACAAAACAGAACACAGGAggcataaaattaatatttgatgAACATGAAAGAGCCGTTTATGTTGACACACCAAATAGAAATAGAGGAAACGAAATTccgtttttgtttaaaatgcaaacaagACCTTTGGCTAATTTATTCACAAAGCTGGGTGGCTTTTGCGGGGGTGGTACTGCTACTAGCATAAACAACTAGACAATGACGTCATGGCAGGTGAAATGACTTTTAGTTGGATTATTTTCAGCAAAAGGTAACAAATGAAATTTCCGCAAAACAAAACGCATGTGAACCAAAcacaaaatgtttgcaaaacACCAACATTTTCATATAGTATACAAAAGTGTACAACCCGTTCTATGTTTTGGCCGCCTTAATTAGagggaaaattattttttatgccgccattaaaaactaaaaattcatttcagctttgtttggtttttttattataacaattaaattggtttttacgACTTTGGtttaggaaaaatatatatttatttccacAGCACACAATCTTATCATCAGAATCATCATcgaattttctttatttacttGAGGAAGCCAAAATGTTGCTTGAAATTTTCATTATAACAAATAACTAAAGTAGATCAAGTCAAGGCAAATGTTTAAGAAATgattgtattttgtttgttttagctTATAGCTTTTAGCTTCATGTGATAATTTCGGGTTCTTCAATTGCCTTTCATAACCGGTCACCATTGGCTTGGGAACCATATCTCGTTTAACTCGACGGTTAACTTCCAAGtcaactattttttattgcaaaaaagTAGAGCCTTAATCGAACGTcaatatttcaattgaaaatgaGAAATTCCTGGTTGCATATGTGCAGCTttactagttttttttttgtcttgctCAACTATAAATTCAATTGGTATGCACATTCCCGCTTTTGGACCATATAATCTTGGCCATAAtgttaattttagaaaatgtgCAGATGCGGAAAAACGATGCGGTCTTCAAGATcgttaaaagttttttggaaatattgtTATGATCTTTTTATGTGCTCCATAATTGCTTGCATTTTTAGCCTTTATTGAAGTTGTagaattttctttgaaaatacTGAAAGCACAAATATtacattatattattttataaatttgaagaaatttaatttaaaaaacatctCACAAAGTTTTTCCAGGAAtgacaaaatttaaagctgttatatttgatttgttaaaaattaaaattgaaagtttGACTATAGCTTAATTGGAATTGAGGAACCTATACAAtgctcatttattttgttttgtatcaCTGGCCACCAGGTTTTTCCACTGTTTTCGCGTTGTCAAGCTCGCGCAGCgctgcgtatgagtaatatgCAATTTAACAAGTTTGCTGCCGCTCTATTCCCAGGTGTTGCTGTTAGCAATTGGCCAACAATCCTCCTTGACAATTCAATTGACTCAACAACATGGGTGTGGGAAGTTTTTTCCCTCCACTTTTTCGACTTTTATTTGCGCGCTATCTTTCGAGTCGAAATTGATTGACGTGCAGCTCTACGTTGattactcatacgcagtgGTGGCCCAACCGGCTGGCTGACTGGCAATTGTTGGCCGTTGTTTCATTTGGCTGACTGACTTGTTGCCTCCGGATTGATtcgacagcagcagctgcccgctttccatttaattttccacttttccaccGCTGCCGCGTCAAATCGAAAGGCAGCTGaagcaaaaaaacaatatatggGAAAAGGCGGAATAAATAGAGATAAAAAGGGAATTGACTTATTTTTGGAATACCCTTTTGTTTCTTGCGAGTTTATTTCGGAGATTTTCACAACGCTTGTGAAGCAACCACTTTTTCTGTTTCCAATGTCTGTCCAAAGTCTAGACAAGTGTTTAAATTTGCtccaaacattttataaaacttcTCAAAGAcgtttttgtaaacaaaaatgaagCTGTATTTGGAAACACATCTTCTTTCTGCCTTAAAAGTACTTCAAATATAATACATAgatataaatttatgtaaaaatatgtttttaataaatcaattattcaatattttatttatgtgattattttttttatttttgtaatatttaaatagttttatttttattttcatacattttaaacatcgtacatataaatttatgtaaaattagtttttaataaatcaattatttagtgtttagtttatttaatttttgttttcattatttataatattataaatagttttattattatttttatacatttcaaaaacaaaataacgaGATGTAtgatatatataatacaaaactttttaaaaccaaCAAACCTTTCTCAAGTGACaaccataaaaaattatttcgtgACGTTTGCATTTGAATGCGGTTAATATTTAGCTTGTCTCATTTTTTTAACCCCAATGCGTAGTTTACCATGCCTCAATTTATTGCAATCGATGACGCAGTGAGCGAATAAAGAATGGGTTGGGAATGGAATGGTCACAAAAGGCTAATTGCAAACGGCagcggagaaaaaaaaacaaaaacaaaaccctaGAGTCATTTTGGCCCGGTCTGCATTATGCTGCTATATATGTTGGCCTttatgttgctgttgctgttgctgacgTTGTTGCCCCGCTTTGCCATGTGTAAATAGTTCAATGaacttttcattttatgcTTCATTTGCGACTCGAACCAAGCGAAAGAAACAATACACAAAACTCACAACTACGAAAGCCGAAGTTGCAAATACCCTATCATCGATACGAAAGTggataagtaaaaatatatatccgACTATTGAatgcaaaattttatattaaaactaaatattaaatcatattaataaaatattttaaatagtttctatttgatttcaaagcattttattaaagtttacattttcaaataataaattcaattacgaaaatagtcaaatcaaaaattctaagaaattttaataattttcaaatttaaaataactttttaaattaaaataatttttaaattttataaaaaaatataaaatcaaaaggtctaaaatatgttttctttatttcacATTTATGTTACAAAATCTAtataacacaaatattttttaaatatagaacATACACCTTGAAAGGGTATTGAAAGTGTAAAAAGTACAATGGCTAGTCATTGACGGCTTTTCTTATTGCCATCGTTTGTTACGTAACCCCAAGAAAAGCTGAAAAGCCGAGTCAAAAACAATCAGTGAACCTGTGAGCCGACTGTTTAGTTGACAgctcctatttttttttttttttggaaaacataCTATATACGATCGTGGTTTCTTTACAGTTGACCATTTATATTCCCATTCACACCTTATACGTATATAAGCcgctcccaaaaaaaaaaaaaaatgtcaaaacaacaacaagaaatatacgtttattttactttttgctGACAAGCCAAACAGGAAGCTCccatttattattcaaataattatttatttgtatttcccGCATATCTGCAGAGCCAGTGAGCCAGTGAGCGAGTGAGCGAGCAGATCCCGCCATCATGAGCAAGAAGCCGACAGCCGGACCGGCGCTCCACAAGGTCATCATGGTGGGCAGTGGCGGCGTGGGAAAGTCCGCCCTCACACTGCAGTTCATGTACGACGAGTTCGTCGAGGACTACGAGCCCACCAAGGCCGATAGCTATAGGAAAAAGGTGAGGATCAAGAGAAATCGAATTCATGGGTTTTCAATACAAGAATAGTGGtacattaaataaaaccaGCTGCcctaaaaaaccaaaagtcAAACAATAGTTCGCAATATGTTCGCAAACGAAAACCTTATTTAACAACGAACAACCATTTAAAgcttgttttatatttataaatatttctaaagtctctcttaattaagaaataaaacacgATTTAAATCGAAACGATTTTCTTTAGAATTTAAAGTatcaaataattcaaaattaaatatcatgTTTAGAAAAACTGTATCGGAAATATTTCTTAGATcagatttatatattttctgtatACTCaggaaaaaatttttaacacaatatttattcgtattatttatttttatattcttgaatCAATTATCTTAGAAATGTATTAcgtttaaacaataatttcgcGCATGacaactaattttaataatttaggtATGGGTTTATGTATTGTATTGAAAAGCGGaatttcgtttaaaaaaaatgaaaacacttttaattaatattttaaataataaatatccaCAGGCtgtgttgttgtttatttattcatttgtaAACCAAATATCTTTGCAATCTATTttcattgaaataataaaagggCGCACTAAAACGAGGtcttattaatttaagtatGGCCTAATGTTTTGTATTGAAAACGCGAAAATCCTCTTGatgaatatttcaaataaataaacaataaatacccCCGCAGGTTGTGTTGGACGGCGAGGAAGTACAAATAGATATATTGGACACGGCTGGTCAGGAGGACTATGCCGCCATCAGAGACAATTACTTTCGCAGCGGCGAGGGATTCCTCTGTGTCTTCTCCATCACAGACGACGAAAGCTTCCAGGCTACCCAGGAATTCAGGTGAGTGTGTCAAGCGGCTCTGCTCGGCTGTGCATTTTCCTCGCATTTTCCATCCCCCCCCCATTTTTTTTCGAGAGTCTCGCGTTTTGCGTTTGTCTCAGACTGACAAGTGTCGCGGTTTCATTTCTCAcacaattttacatttttttttttctttctttgcatcttctttttttattattttgcgcTGCTAATTAGTCACACAACTTGTTCAGTTTTTTccctttacttttttttttaggatgtgttataaatctttataCACATCTTGGTCTGAGTTCTCCATGAGTTAATTGTTTATGTATTCTAGGGTGCTGCTTGAATGCTTTGATATGTCGtcatatattattttcttttccgattacattttgtaatttggtTGCTAAAAAAGAAAGCATTGAGCTACGAGTAAACGGCTTAAAATGCGTTTATTGGTTCTGAACAGCATTCCATTGTTCTTATAACTCAACCCTCAAGTATGCCCAGGTTAATAAATCAGCCTTAAGATATTCCATAGCTCTTTCCCTTTAATCCTGCCTTAAGTATGCCGTATCATGTCGTCTCTGCGAATAACTCCACCTATGGAGGATATATGTCCATATCGTTGTCATAACTGCCACTTAAAAGCGCCCTATTTGCATATTCAAACTTGACAACTTAATGGAGCTGCAGGCAGATAAATATAACTGAGAAATAGCTATTGAATGTCAGAGTGGGACCTGCTCGGCAAATATTCCACCcgtatttcattattttctaatatttaTGCATTCCCCTGTCCGTTTCAGTGTGTTTACATAAATATACCTTTTTACTTTCTGGCTTCATGTGGACTGACACATGCACTGAGTCATGTTTTCCCGATAAGCGCTTATCTTTAGGACTGTTTGGgatttcattttgttatttgccaATTTAACAAGAAGTTTATTACGAATTTTGTTTCATAGAAAGTTAAGTTAGTAATTAAcagaaaattcaattaatgtgaaaaagatttttaatataattttcattaattgtAGAAAGTCATTGTGCTTGTTCTTAACActttaaagataaattatatatgtCATTTGGTTTACTTTAAACATTCAATGCTGTTTTTCCGCCTCGTTTGCcctttttttaatggtttttttttttaaattctgtttaaCCTATTAATGTGTATGTTTTGTCCATTCTCATTTAGAGAACAAATATTGCGGGTGAAGAATGATGAGAGCATACCGTTCCTGCTGGTCGGCAACAAGTGCGATCTGAACGACAAGCGCAAGGTTCCGTTGAGCGAGTGCCAATTGAGGGCGCAGCAGTGGGCGGTGCCCTATGTGGAGACCTCGGCTAAAACCCGCGAAAATGTCGACAAGGTGAGTTGTGTGTGTGGTATTTGTCCTCCAAAAACAATACACCAAcctaatcaaaaaaaaataaaaaaataaaaaaataaaaaattagaaaacgaTCTATTCGCGAAGCTCTTTTTGGAAATTGGCAAGCTAAAAACGTTGCtccaacaaacaaaaactgcacACAGTTTTCATTTGCTATCAACTAGTTTTCCATGCATAGTTTATTTCAtgtgatttgtttttctttgtttcgcTCACAGAACGAAAACACATCACTGAGATTGTACTTAGTGTTCTCGCAAGCAAAACACTCATCTTATAGTGTCTATCCTTATCAAGTTGAGTTTGAGTTTCAAGCTGTAGAGATGGTAGAAATCAACAATCACCCACTGAAGCTTTCGTTTATGGTTTCTCTTCCTTttaattgtgatttttttagGATGCCCATAGTACATACTAGTCGTTCAAAGCCCTTAAATGGAAATAAACCATAACCTTAAGGCGGAAACttaatggaatttttattattgaaatcCCAAACAACAGTGTAGACTAATTCCACGTTGAATCCAAGTTCTTATCTCTCCAAATACAATCCGTCTTTATAACTTTACACTCACTTCAAGGCTAACATTTCGAGcgtttttaaatgatattgATAAGTGGGGGGCGTTCAGATAACAGGCCCATGGAAAATGAGTCTGGGCattgtttgcatttaaaaagtatacaaaTCTAATCAGGAAGCAACAAATCAAGGGAAAAACCCAttgataaattataatgtaatgagaaaattataaaaaacggAAATCTTTTAAGTTATAACATTTGATAacataatatttgttttagacagttgttaaatatatttaaaatatgtttatattgaAGCAAAAACACTCGAAACTCAAACACCAATTTATAAGATCTTGGGTTAGCTTAGGACATTTAAGTTGAATTTAATGAGAAGCAAGATATTGTTAAAATGTAGCTATTAGTAAAccttcatttttgtttaattacgATCTCTATTTTACTTTAAGCATTTGATAACTGTTGCAAATAAAGGCAGATAGAATAAACTTAGAGCAATTGAAATCTAAGTgcattgaaattatttttctcCCCAGGCACACACGAGATACACACACAAGCACCCACACAGCTACAACAGAAAATGCACTGCCAAAAATCGTAGCTTAATTCTCCAAGCTTTCAACGTTGTTGCCTTTAAcatgtatacattttatttttattttatttttactcttATTGACAAATGCCAAAAGCTAATAGAACTCTATCAaaaatgtgtgtttgtgtaatTATGTTGGTTCGATCTTTGatccattatttttatatattgacTTGCGATTATTACTATTTCTAATGCTGACTACTTACTCTGTATATGACTTAATTCCCAATCCACAATTACAGgtattttttgatttgatgcgCGAAATAAGATCACGAAAAACCGAAGATTCGAAAGCCACGAGCGGGCGTGCTAAAGATAGATGCAAGAAGCGGAGACTTAAGTGTACCCTACTTTAGGCATTAGGTGCATACAATTCTTCCACTACCAAATACGATCTATTATATCctatatatgaatatatgaCCACACCCACTTAACCCGTAGACACTCTAATTCTTTGTCTAATCCCTAGCTTGATTACTTTCGGCACTATCTATCTCTTTTACTAATTACTTTAACTCGGTTGAttgtacatataaatttatacaatttatttttgattgcaATTCCGCTTGttggatttatttatattattttttattgaatttcttttGCCAAGACTACACAATAAACTaaacacttaaaaattaaCCACTAGACTAGCGCTTAATATATTTGGGACAAAGCtggaaaaacatcgataggAATGGTTATAGTTATCGATTGGGATTTGGTAATCGatagttttgttttctcaaataataaaaaaatatatgatttatttgaaaccaagtatttaaatataaataattccaTTCGTGTTCACAGTTTGAAACCtacttcaaattttaaaaacaattttatcgATTTGTTTTATTGGGATATAATTTACTATCAATGGTTTGCCAGCTCTATCGTGTGGTTATCTaactttaaatgtaaaaataacttttttaaacgCGTAAACAAACAAGAGAGTGGCAGTCTAGGTTTTGTTACATTTTAAGAGCTTTAATAGTGGGTTTATGAAAATAAGTTGgcttatttgaaataaatggGAAATAACTTTTTTCCTATGGGTTTATCACAATCACTAACACTAACACAAAAAGACACATCTGTACATACACGCTTATACAAACACTTTTCTAAAGCAAGATTGTTTGCAATACTTTTGAaagatttcaatttttgttgaaattgcTTTAGATATATGCCTGAAATattgactttattttatttaatttggttgTATTTCTTACAAACTTTTATTTGGTGTACGAAATACGTAGAACAGGGTGTTTCTCAgctaataaaatacaaattaaataaattataattcacatacaatatttaatattatgatggacacattttaatatctttaattGTTCTGGAATTTGAtattaattagttttgaaaaGCCCTGTTTTCTGGTGAATGAAGAAAGTTTATGACACTGtgtaaacttttcttttcttttgatCTTCTCTACTTTGGTTTCTAgcaacttttcaaaatttctgtattatagaaaacaaaatttaacccCACAccctaaaa carries:
- the LOC128265033 gene encoding ras-related protein Ral-a isoform X1, which gives rise to MSKKPTAGPALHKVIMVGSGGVGKSALTLQFMYDEFVEDYEPTKADSYRKKVVLDGEEVQIDILDTAGQEDYAAIRDNYFRSGEGFLCVFSITDDESFQATQEFREQILRVKNDESIPFLLVGNKCDLNDKRKVPLSECQLRAQQWAVPYVETSAKTRENVDKVFFDLMREIRSRKTEDSKATSGRAKDRCKKRRLKCTLL
- the LOC128265033 gene encoding ras-related protein Ral-a isoform X2; translation: MSKKPTAGPALHKVIMVGSGGVGKSALTLQFMYDEFVEDYEPTKADSYRKKVVLDGEEVQIDILDTAGQEDYAAIRDNYFRSGEGFLCVFSITDDESFQATQEFREQILRVKNDESIPFLLVGNKCDLNDKRKVPLSECQLRAQQWAVPYVETSAKTRENVDKVFYDLIRDISSRKKQRQTDVKQPPKPNSHCCQLL